The Bacteroidota bacterium genome includes the window ATAATCAAAATGATTCTGAAATTGATGAGACATTGCTAAAAATGAAGCTATCTGTTGTTTTGTAAAGGTATCGTGTTCTTTTTCATCACTCGCTGCTAAATGTGAAAAAACCGACTTAATAGCCAAAAATTTATTGTTCTTAATTCTTACAATCAACTCAGGAATGTCATTTTCTTCAAAACCTAGTCGATGCATGCCAGTATCTAACTTAATGTGAATATTTGTTTGCTTTCCAATTCTTTTCACTACATCGCTAAATAATCCTAACAACCTAAAACTGTAAATTTCAGGTTCTAAATTGTAATTCAACATTGCATCAAAACTTTGTTCCTCAGGATTCATCACCATTATTGGTAATATTATTCCCGATTTACGCAATTCAACACCCTCATCAGCATAAGCAACTGCTAAATAATCAATGCGGTGAAATTGTAGAATATTTGCAATTTCAAAGCTCCCACTTCCATAAGAAAATGCTTTTACCATTGCCATTAATTTCGTTTTTTTATCTACGATGCTTCTATAGTAGTTAATGTTGTGAACGAAAGCATTTAAATTAATTTCCAATACAGTTTCATGCGCCTTTTGTTGCAAAATCTTGCTGATTTGTTCAAATCCAAATGCACGTGCACCTTTAATTAAAATTGTTTCATCTTTAAATAATGATGAACTATACCGATTGAGAAACTCGCCGGTAGTAAGATAAAGACTCTTTTCGCAATGAAATGATTTACCTTGACGGGAAATAGCTTCACCTATTCCAATAATTCTTGAAACCTTTTTTTTATTAACTAATTCTGCAACCTCTTTATAAAGTTGTACTTCATCCTTACCACTCTGTAAAATATCTGAAAGTATTAATGTTCTTTTTGTATGTTGCTTTTGCTGGTATAAAAAATCAAGTGCTATTGAAAGTGAACCTAAATCTGAATTATAACTATCGTTAATGATTGAACAATTATTTATTCCCTCTTTTAATTCGAGACGCATTGCAACTGGACTTAATAGTTGCATTCTTTCTTCAATAATCGATTTCTGGATTCCCAAGTTTAACAAAATGGCCCAACAATTTATTGCATTTTCAATGTACGCATCGTCGACAAAAGGAATTGTAATACTTAAAAAATCATTCTTAAAAATACCTTGAATCGCAGTAGTATTAGCAGTTTTCTCTATTCTTCCAATCTGTAAATTGGCTTTTGATTTTCGGGACCAAGAAAAAAGTTCTGCACCATTATATAAGTTTGAAGTGGTTAACTGCTCGTGTATTTCAGCATAATCTTTACAATACACAATCAATGAGCAATTTTCAAAAAGCAATAATTTTTCTGATACCTTTTGCTTTTCGGATTCAAAATTTTCACCATGAGCCCCGCCAATATTTGAAATAACACCAAGTGTAGGTTGTATGATGGATGCCAAATTGCGCATTTCTCCGGGTTCAGAAATACCTGCTTCAAAAATTGCCAATTCGTTTTCCTCTTGAATTTCCCATACGGACAGCGGTACACCAATTTGAGAATTATAACTTTTCGGACTCCTAACAATATTTTTATCTTCCCGCAGCAATTGAAACAACCACTCTTTAATAATTGTCTTTCCGTTGCTTCCTGTAACCCCAATAACTGGAATGGTAAACTGCTCTCTATGATAGCGCGCCAGTAATTGTAGAGAATGAAGGGTGTTTTCAACCAGTAAAATGGTACAATCGGCAAAACTATCAGTTACGACAAACTCATCAGAAATTACAAAATTTCTAATTCCTTTATTATATAAATCTTGAATGTATCTATGTCCGTCATTTCTGGCACCTTTGAGCGCAAAAAAGATTGAATTTTCTGGAGAGGATAATTTACGACTATCAAGCAAAATATGCCTGATGATACTGTTTTCAGCAGATTTTAAAACTTTTGCTTCTAGTATACTTGCAATGCGTTGAACTGTGTATGGAATAAATGACATTAATACTATTTAGTTAATTCTCATCTATAGCTTTGATTGCTATATTGTAACAAGTTCTGCAAAGTGGCTCATAGTTTTGTGTTTCTCCCAAAAGTACCAATGATTTTTCGGAGGTGGTACGATGAGAGTGGTTGGCCAAACTACCACAATGCATGCATATTGCATGAACTTTGGTAACTTCTTCTGCAACTGCCATCAATGCAGGCATTGGACCAAATGGATTTCCCAAAAAATCTGTATCCAATCCGGCTACAATTACCCTAGTGCCATTATTTGCAAGTGTTGTGCAAACATTGACTAATTCTGCATCAAAAAATTGAGCTTCATCTATACCAACAACATCAACTTCTCCACATAAAAGCAAAATATTAGAAGAAGATTCAACTGGAGTTGATAAAATAAAATTTGAATCATGAGATACTACCTTCTCATCATCATATCGGGTATCAATTGCAGGCTTAAATATTTCAACTTTTTGTTTTGCGAATTTAGCACGTTTCAATCGTCGAATTAGTTCTTCTGTTTTTCCCGAAAACATTGAACCGCAAACAACTTCAATGGAGCCTTTTCTATGAATTTCAACAATGTTTTTTTCTTGAAAA containing:
- a CDS encoding thymidine kinase → MSVFQEKNIVEIHRKGSIEVVCGSMFSGKTEELIRRLKRAKFAKQKVEIFKPAIDTRYDDEKVVSHDSNFILSTPVESSSNILLLCGEVDVVGIDEAQFFDAELVNVCTTLANNGTRVIVAGLDTDFLGNPFGPMPALMAVAEEVTKVHAICMHCGSLANHSHRTTSEKSLVLLGETQNYEPLCRTCYNIAIKAIDEN
- a CDS encoding bifunctional UDP-N-acetylmuramoyl-tripeptide:D-alanyl-D-alanine ligase/alanine racemase produces the protein MSFIPYTVQRIASILEAKVLKSAENSIIRHILLDSRKLSSPENSIFFALKGARNDGHRYIQDLYNKGIRNFVISDEFVVTDSFADCTILLVENTLHSLQLLARYHREQFTIPVIGVTGSNGKTIIKEWLFQLLREDKNIVRSPKSYNSQIGVPLSVWEIQEENELAIFEAGISEPGEMRNLASIIQPTLGVISNIGGAHGENFESEKQKVSEKLLLFENCSLIVYCKDYAEIHEQLTTSNLYNGAELFSWSRKSKANLQIGRIEKTANTTAIQGIFKNDFLSITIPFVDDAYIENAINCWAILLNLGIQKSIIEERMQLLSPVAMRLELKEGINNCSIINDSYNSDLGSLSIALDFLYQQKQHTKRTLILSDILQSGKDEVQLYKEVAELVNKKKVSRIIGIGEAISRQGKSFHCEKSLYLTTGEFLNRYSSSLFKDETILIKGARAFGFEQISKILQQKAHETVLEINLNAFVHNINYYRSIVDKKTKLMAMVKAFSYGSGSFEIANILQFHRIDYLAVAYADEGVELRKSGIILPIMVMNPEEQSFDAMLNYNLEPEIYSFRLLGLFSDVVKRIGKQTNIHIKLDTGMHRLGFEENDIPELIVRIKNNKFLAIKSVFSHLAASDEKEHDTFTKQQIASFLAMSHQFQNHFDYPILRHILNSSGIARFGYAQFEMVRLGIGMYGISSNEYEQMNLQNVSSLKTIVSQIKTVSPPDTIGYNRKGVILKPTRVATVPIGYADGYNRKLGNGNGKMIINGQIAPTLGSICMDMCMLDVTNLNVNEGNEVIVFGDSYSINQIAKDIGTIPYEVLTNVSRRVKRVYYQE